A genome region from Oryzias melastigma strain HK-1 linkage group LG12, ASM292280v2, whole genome shotgun sequence includes the following:
- the ric1 gene encoding guanine nucleotide exchange factor subunit RIC1 isoform X2, translating to MYFLTGWPRRLLCPLKSEEEPFHIQPSSQRFYFALVSETQISIWFSRPSVLIVSYIESVKAAAQFGFYQKAEWKPDDSMIAVATAKGYILLFDVLGGGDEKYLYEPVYPKGSPRVKVTPGYKEEQCAPALSLEMKKPVDLEAPITSLQSLQENLLVCTADGYLHVLHWDGQGSNGRKAICLTTIPFSLDLQSARAGPALDLEGVYICCMEYCVTLDGFAVVLSDGRLGFITPLSNTIIADLQGVWAADVSDGTCVAVNNKYRLMAFGCASGSVLVYMIDTTTGSMQLSHKLELTPKHYPDIYNKTGAVKVICWSPDCSVAMVTWECGGLSLWSVFGAHLICTLGEDFAHRSDGTKKEPLRISSMSWGAEGYHLWVLPSNQGRRRKEEHSMEEDSPPHPFLRAGILQFHFIKSALTVNPCTSNQEHVLLHGEDRLYLTCGDPTQIHSTSDAHPHTHLHPHDGSPLHQPAHPDSSLSQGLSTLLGHKHWHVVQIHSTYLESNWPIRFAAIDTAGQCMAVAGRRGFAHYSLFTRKWKLFGNITQEQNMTVTGGLAWWNDFVVVACYNFTDQQEQLRLYQRSSNLDNAFASVTKLHADTLLLNVFRDMIILFRADCSICLYSIEKRNEGLGQSASVELLQEVSMSRYIPHPALVVSVTLTSVRTETGITLKAPQQACTAESIMLNLAGQLIMLQRDRSGPQVREKETPAINKKLLPFSPPVVLAQCVENVWTTCRSNKKKRHLLEALWLSCGEAGMKVWLPLFPRDHRKPHSFLSRRIMLPFHINIYPLAVLFEDALVLGATNETVLYDGLQGSSEPLEALFPYCTVERTSQIYLHHILRQLLVRNLGEQALMLAQSCAGLPYFPHVMELMVHVVLEEEATSREPIPDPLLPTVAKFITEFPLFLQTIVHCARKTEYALWNYLFAAVGNPKDLFEECLMAQDLDTAASYLIILQNMEVPAVSRQHATLLFNTALEQGKWDLCRHMIRFLKAIGSGEMDTPPPTPSTQEPSSTGAFEFFRNRSISLSQSADSISTGKFNLQKTFSMPTGSSPKGADCPENMYIDMMLWRHARHLLEQVRLRDLGCFSAQLGFELIGWLCRERNRVARVEDFVLALKKLHEDFLWPFPVIPVGSLSSPLKNGRCRPVLSTQLLKSQSADSLLNSDMDTAPPLAVPMNHTWTDSLGQRSKDTDTASSAHSNQNSPQTYDAFLSLVTNKVEEYSIGSATDLTETSSMVDGDWMMVDENSSTLSLSQAELEHISMELANKGPHKSQVQLRYLLHVFMEAGCLEWCVVIGLILRDTNVIKQVISFLDNPEVPAETVQSIRKGLLAVDTWASSDSLGYKPFLNLIQPQLQHLMESTSEQVQPEAFQPATQSSKLSGSDGLGGATAPRAEDSRGGAAPLGLTLPALEPAGGYNRTPSEDCPSEQSEVQGEEEGTYDCTLS from the exons CCCAGTGTTTTAATAGTCAGCTATATCGAGTCGGTGAAGGCTGCGGCCCAGTTTGGCTTCTACCAGAAAGCAGAATGGAAACCAGATGACTCCATGATAGCTGTGGCA ACTGCCAAAGGCTACATCCTCCTGTTTGACGTATTGGGTGGAGGCGATGAGAAGTACCTGTATGAGCCCGTTTATCCAAA AGGAAGCCCTCGTGTGAAGGTGACCCCGGGTTATAAGGAGGAGCAATGCGCCCCCGCGCTCTCTTTAGAGATGAAGAAGCCTGTGGATCTGGAGGCTCCTATTACCag tctgCAGTCCCTCCAAGAGAACCTTCTGGTTTGTACTGCAGATGGGTACCTTCATGTTTTGCACTGGGATGGACAGGGCAGCAATGGCCGCAAGGCTATTTGCCTAACTACAATCCCCTTTTCCTTAGACCTGCAGTCTGCAAGAG CTGGTCCCGCTCTGGATCTGGAGGGagtttatatttgctgcatGGAGTACTGTGTGACCCTGGATGGCTTCGCCGTGGTTCTCAGTGACGGGCGGCTGGGCTTCATCACACCTCTGAGCAACACCATCATCGCAGAT ctgcagggcGTCTGGGCAGCAGACGTGAGCGACGGCACCTGCGTGGCCGTGAACAACAAGTACAGGCTGATGGCTTTTGGCTGTGCCAG TGGCTCAGTGTTGGTGTACATGATTGACACCACAACAGGATCCATGCAGCTGTCTCACAAACTGGAGCTCACACCAAAACACTACCCAG ATATCTATAACAAGACGGGTGCCGTTAAGGTAATCTGCTGGTCGCCTGACTGCAGCGTTGCCATGGTTACATGGGAATGTGGCGGCCTCTCCTTGTGGAGTGTGTTTGGAGCGCACCTCATCTGCACTCTGGGAGAGGACTTTGC gCATCGTTCTGATGGTACCAAAAAGGAGCCACTTAGGATAAGCTCTATG agctGGGGAGCAGAGGGCTACCATTTGTGGGTTCTTCCCAGCAATCAGGGAAGGAGGAGAAAAGAAGAACACAGTATGGAGGAGGATTCACCTCCTCACCCTTTCCTGCGGGCTGGAATACTGCAGTTCCACTTCATCAAGAGTGCACTCACAGTCAACCCGTGCACG AGCAACCAGGAGCATGTGTTACTCCACGGCGAAGACCGCCTCTACCTGACCTGTGGCGACCCCACACAGATCCACAGCACCTCCGACGCACACCCGCACACGCATCTACACCCGCACGACGGCAGCCCGCTGCACCAACCCGCCCACCCCGACTCCTCTCTATCTCAGGGACTCAGCACTTTATTAGGACACAAGCATTGGCACGTGGTCCAG ATTCACAGCACATACTTGGAGAGTAACTGGCCTATACGG TTTGCAGCCATAGACACGGCGGGCCAGTGCATGGCTGTGGCAGGAAGGCGAGGATTTGCACATTACTCTTTATTCACCAGGAAGTGGAAGCTGTTTGGGAACATCACTCAG gAACAGAACATGACAGTTACCGGAGGTCTGGCCTGGTGGAATGACTTTGTGGTGGTGGCCTGCTATAACTTCACAGACCAGCAGGAGCAG TTGAGACTCTATCAACGCTCATCCAATCTGGACAACGCCTTTGCCTCGGTCACGAAGCTCCACGCAGACACTCTGCTGCTCAACGTCTTCAGAGACATGATCATCCTGTTCAGGGCCGACTGCTCCATCTGCCTCTACAGCATAGAGAAGAGGAATGAGGG TCTTGGGCAgtcagccagtgtggagttGCTCCAGGAGGTGTCGATGTCTCGCTACATCCCTCACCCGGCACTGGTGGTCTCTGTCACCCTCACGTCTGTGCGCACAGAGACTGGGATCACGCTGAAAGCCCCACAGCAG GCCTGCACGGCGGAGAGCATCATGTTGAATCTGGCTGGCCAGTTGATCATGCTGCAGAGGGACCGCTCAGGACCGCAGGTACGAGAGAAAGAGACCCCGGCAATCAATAAGAAGCTG CTACCGTTCTCTCCTCCTGTGGTGCTGGCCCAGTGTGTGGAAAACGTGTGGACCACCTGTCGCTCCAACAAGAAGAAGCGCCACCTGCTGGAGGCTCTGTGGTTGTCCTGCGGTGAAGCCGGAATGAAAGTGTGGCTGCCGCTGTTCCCGCGAGACCATCGCAAGCCGCACTCGTTCCTCTCCAGGAGGATCATGCTGCCCTTCCACATCAACATCTATCCTTTAGCGGTGCTGTTTGAGGACGCTCTGGTGCTGGGGGCAACCAATGAGACCGTGCTGTACGACGGGCTGCAGGGATCCTCTGAACCACTAGAGGCGCTGTTCCCTTACTGCACAGTGGAGAGGACCTCCCAAATCTACCTCCATCACATCCTGAGGCAGCTGCTGGTTCGCAACCTGGGTGAACAG GCTTTGATGCTGGCTCAGTCCTGTGCGGGTCTGCCCTACTTCCCTCACGTCATGGAGCTGATGGTTCACGTTGTCCTGGAGGAAGAGGCAACGTCCCGGGAGCCGATACCCGATCCCCTGCTCCCCACGGTGGCGAAGTTCATCACCGAGTTCCCCCTTTTCCTTCAAACTATCGTTCACTGTGCCAGGAAGACCGAGTACGCCCTGTGGAACTACCTGTTCGCCGCGGTGGGAAACCCCAAAGATCTGTTCGAGGAGTGCCTCATGGCTCAAGACCTGGACACCGCAGCTTCTTATCTGATCATACTGCAG AACATGGAGGTTCCTGCCGTGAGCAGACAGCACGCCACTCTTCTCTTCAACACCGCACTGGAGCAAGGAAAATGGGATCTCTGTCGGCACATGATCCGATTCCTTAAAGCCATCGGCTCTGGAGAGATGGATACGCCTCCTCCAACGCCCTCTACTCAG GAACCCAGCTCAACCGGAGCCTTCGAGTTTTTCAGAAATCGCAGCATCAGCTTGTCTCAGTCAGCAGATTCCATCTCGACGGGAAAGTTCAACCTGCAGAAGACCTTCAGCATGCCCACCGGATCCTCTCCCAAAGG TGCGGACTGCCCTGAAAACATGTACATCGACATGATGCTGTGGCGCCACGCCCGCCACCTCCTGGAGCAGGTCCGCCTCCGGGACCTGGGATGTTTCTCGGCACAGCTGGGCTTCGAGCTCATTGGCTGGTTGTGCCGCGAGCGAAATCGAGTGGCTCGGGTCGAAGACTTTgttttggctttgaagaaactTCACGAGGACTTCCTGTGGCCGTTCCCCGTTATTCCTGTGGGAAGCCTCAGTTCGCCGCTGAAGAACGGACGCTGCCGACCAG TGCTGAGCACACAGCTGCTGAAGTCACAGTCTGCAGACAGCCTCCTGAACAGCGACATGGACACAGCGCCCCCTCTGGCAGTTCCTATGAACCACACCTGGACCGACAGCCTGGGACAAAGGTCCAAAGACACGGACACGGCTTCATCCGCCCACTCCAACCAAAACTCTCCACAGACGTACGACGCCTTCCTGTCGCTGGTCACTAACAAAG TGGAGGAGTACAGCATCGGTTCAGCCACAGACCTGACAGAGACCAGCTCCATGGTGGACGGCGACTGGATGATGGTGGATGAGAACTCCTCCACTTTGAGTTTGAGTCAGGCCGAGCTGGAGCACATCTCCATGGAGCTGGCCAACAAGGGGCCGCATAAGTCTCAGGTGCAGCTCAG GTACCTCCTCCACGTGTTCATGGAGGCGGGCTGTTTGGAGTGGTGCGTCGTGATCGGTTTGATCCTGCGGGACACAAACGTCATCAAACAGGTGATCAGTTTCCTGGACAACCCAGAGGTCCCTGCAGAAACTGTGCAAAGCATCCGGAAAGGCTTGCTGGCCGTGGACACGTGGGCCTCCTCTGACAG TCTGGGATACAAGCCGTTTCTGAACCTGATCCAGCCGCAGCTGCAGCACCTGATGGAGTCCACGTCTGAGCAGGTGCAGCCCGAAGCTTTCCAACCTGCCACCCAGAGCTCCAAGCTGAGCGGTTCGGACGGGCTGGGAGGAGCCACGGCACCCCGGGCTGAggacagcagaggaggagccGCCCCTCTGGGCCTGACCCTGCCCGCCTTAGAGCCCGCGGGAGGCTATAACCGCACCCCTTCAGAAGACTGTCCGTCGGAGCAGTCGGAGGTgcagggagaggaggaggggaCCTACGACTGCACCCTGTCCTGA
- the ric1 gene encoding guanine nucleotide exchange factor subunit RIC1 isoform X3, protein MYFLTGWPRRLLCPLKSEEEPFHIQPSSQRFYFALVSETQISIWFSRPSVLIVSYIESVKAAAQFGFYQKAEWKPDDSMIAVATAKGYILLFDVLGGGDEKYLYEPVYPKGSPRVKVTPGYKEEQCAPALSLEMKKPVDLEAPITSLQSLQENLLVCTADGYLHVLHWDGQGSNGRKAICLTTIPFSLDLQSARAGPALDLEGVYICCMEYCVTLDGFAVVLSDGRLGFITPLSNTIIADQLQGVWAADVSDGTCVAVNNKYRLMAFGCASGSVLVYMIDTTTGSMQLSHKLELTPKHYPDIYNKTGAVKVICWSPDCSVAMVTWECGGLSLWSVFGAHLICTLGEDFAHRSDGTKKEPLRISSMSWGAEGYHLWVLPSNQGRRRKEEHSMEEDSPPHPFLRAGILQFHFIKSALTVNPCTSNQEHVLLHGEDRLYLTCGDPTQIHSTSDAHPHTHLHPHDGSPLHQPAHPDSSLSQGLSTLLGHKHWHVVQIHSTYLESNWPIRFAAIDTAGQCMAVAGRRGFAHYSLFTRKWKLFGNITQNMTVTGGLAWWNDFVVVACYNFTDQQEQLRLYQRSSNLDNAFASVTKLHADTLLLNVFRDMIILFRADCSICLYSIEKRNEGLGQSASVELLQEVSMSRYIPHPALVVSVTLTSVRTETGITLKAPQQACTAESIMLNLAGQLIMLQRDRSGPQVREKETPAINKKLLPFSPPVVLAQCVENVWTTCRSNKKKRHLLEALWLSCGEAGMKVWLPLFPRDHRKPHSFLSRRIMLPFHINIYPLAVLFEDALVLGATNETVLYDGLQGSSEPLEALFPYCTVERTSQIYLHHILRQLLVRNLGEQALMLAQSCAGLPYFPHVMELMVHVVLEEEATSREPIPDPLLPTVAKFITEFPLFLQTIVHCARKTEYALWNYLFAAVGNPKDLFEECLMAQDLDTAASYLIILQNMEVPAVSRQHATLLFNTALEQGKWDLCRHMIRFLKAIGSGEMDTPPPTPSTQEPSSTGAFEFFRNRSISLSQSADSISTGKFNLQKTFSMPTGSSPKGADCPENMYIDMMLWRHARHLLEQVRLRDLGCFSAQLGFELIGWLCRERNRVARVEDFVLALKKLHEDFLWPFPVIPVGSLSSPLKNGRCRPVLSTQLLKSQSADSLLNSDMDTAPPLAVPMNHTWTDSLGQRSKDTDTASSAHSNQNSPQTYDAFLSLVTNKVEEYSIGSATDLTETSSMVDGDWMMVDENSSTLSLSQAELEHISMELANKGPHKSQVQLRYLLHVFMEAGCLEWCVVIGLILRDTNVIKQVISFLDNPEVPAETVQSIRKGLLAVDTWASSDSLGYKPFLNLIQPQLQHLMESTSEQVQPEAFQPATQSSKLSGSDGLGGATAPRAEDSRGGAAPLGLTLPALEPAGGYNRTPSEDCPSEQSEVQGEEEGTYDCTLS, encoded by the exons CCCAGTGTTTTAATAGTCAGCTATATCGAGTCGGTGAAGGCTGCGGCCCAGTTTGGCTTCTACCAGAAAGCAGAATGGAAACCAGATGACTCCATGATAGCTGTGGCA ACTGCCAAAGGCTACATCCTCCTGTTTGACGTATTGGGTGGAGGCGATGAGAAGTACCTGTATGAGCCCGTTTATCCAAA AGGAAGCCCTCGTGTGAAGGTGACCCCGGGTTATAAGGAGGAGCAATGCGCCCCCGCGCTCTCTTTAGAGATGAAGAAGCCTGTGGATCTGGAGGCTCCTATTACCag tctgCAGTCCCTCCAAGAGAACCTTCTGGTTTGTACTGCAGATGGGTACCTTCATGTTTTGCACTGGGATGGACAGGGCAGCAATGGCCGCAAGGCTATTTGCCTAACTACAATCCCCTTTTCCTTAGACCTGCAGTCTGCAAGAG CTGGTCCCGCTCTGGATCTGGAGGGagtttatatttgctgcatGGAGTACTGTGTGACCCTGGATGGCTTCGCCGTGGTTCTCAGTGACGGGCGGCTGGGCTTCATCACACCTCTGAGCAACACCATCATCGCAGAT cagctgcagggcGTCTGGGCAGCAGACGTGAGCGACGGCACCTGCGTGGCCGTGAACAACAAGTACAGGCTGATGGCTTTTGGCTGTGCCAG TGGCTCAGTGTTGGTGTACATGATTGACACCACAACAGGATCCATGCAGCTGTCTCACAAACTGGAGCTCACACCAAAACACTACCCAG ATATCTATAACAAGACGGGTGCCGTTAAGGTAATCTGCTGGTCGCCTGACTGCAGCGTTGCCATGGTTACATGGGAATGTGGCGGCCTCTCCTTGTGGAGTGTGTTTGGAGCGCACCTCATCTGCACTCTGGGAGAGGACTTTGC gCATCGTTCTGATGGTACCAAAAAGGAGCCACTTAGGATAAGCTCTATG agctGGGGAGCAGAGGGCTACCATTTGTGGGTTCTTCCCAGCAATCAGGGAAGGAGGAGAAAAGAAGAACACAGTATGGAGGAGGATTCACCTCCTCACCCTTTCCTGCGGGCTGGAATACTGCAGTTCCACTTCATCAAGAGTGCACTCACAGTCAACCCGTGCACG AGCAACCAGGAGCATGTGTTACTCCACGGCGAAGACCGCCTCTACCTGACCTGTGGCGACCCCACACAGATCCACAGCACCTCCGACGCACACCCGCACACGCATCTACACCCGCACGACGGCAGCCCGCTGCACCAACCCGCCCACCCCGACTCCTCTCTATCTCAGGGACTCAGCACTTTATTAGGACACAAGCATTGGCACGTGGTCCAG ATTCACAGCACATACTTGGAGAGTAACTGGCCTATACGG TTTGCAGCCATAGACACGGCGGGCCAGTGCATGGCTGTGGCAGGAAGGCGAGGATTTGCACATTACTCTTTATTCACCAGGAAGTGGAAGCTGTTTGGGAACATCACTCAG AACATGACAGTTACCGGAGGTCTGGCCTGGTGGAATGACTTTGTGGTGGTGGCCTGCTATAACTTCACAGACCAGCAGGAGCAG TTGAGACTCTATCAACGCTCATCCAATCTGGACAACGCCTTTGCCTCGGTCACGAAGCTCCACGCAGACACTCTGCTGCTCAACGTCTTCAGAGACATGATCATCCTGTTCAGGGCCGACTGCTCCATCTGCCTCTACAGCATAGAGAAGAGGAATGAGGG TCTTGGGCAgtcagccagtgtggagttGCTCCAGGAGGTGTCGATGTCTCGCTACATCCCTCACCCGGCACTGGTGGTCTCTGTCACCCTCACGTCTGTGCGCACAGAGACTGGGATCACGCTGAAAGCCCCACAGCAG GCCTGCACGGCGGAGAGCATCATGTTGAATCTGGCTGGCCAGTTGATCATGCTGCAGAGGGACCGCTCAGGACCGCAGGTACGAGAGAAAGAGACCCCGGCAATCAATAAGAAGCTG CTACCGTTCTCTCCTCCTGTGGTGCTGGCCCAGTGTGTGGAAAACGTGTGGACCACCTGTCGCTCCAACAAGAAGAAGCGCCACCTGCTGGAGGCTCTGTGGTTGTCCTGCGGTGAAGCCGGAATGAAAGTGTGGCTGCCGCTGTTCCCGCGAGACCATCGCAAGCCGCACTCGTTCCTCTCCAGGAGGATCATGCTGCCCTTCCACATCAACATCTATCCTTTAGCGGTGCTGTTTGAGGACGCTCTGGTGCTGGGGGCAACCAATGAGACCGTGCTGTACGACGGGCTGCAGGGATCCTCTGAACCACTAGAGGCGCTGTTCCCTTACTGCACAGTGGAGAGGACCTCCCAAATCTACCTCCATCACATCCTGAGGCAGCTGCTGGTTCGCAACCTGGGTGAACAG GCTTTGATGCTGGCTCAGTCCTGTGCGGGTCTGCCCTACTTCCCTCACGTCATGGAGCTGATGGTTCACGTTGTCCTGGAGGAAGAGGCAACGTCCCGGGAGCCGATACCCGATCCCCTGCTCCCCACGGTGGCGAAGTTCATCACCGAGTTCCCCCTTTTCCTTCAAACTATCGTTCACTGTGCCAGGAAGACCGAGTACGCCCTGTGGAACTACCTGTTCGCCGCGGTGGGAAACCCCAAAGATCTGTTCGAGGAGTGCCTCATGGCTCAAGACCTGGACACCGCAGCTTCTTATCTGATCATACTGCAG AACATGGAGGTTCCTGCCGTGAGCAGACAGCACGCCACTCTTCTCTTCAACACCGCACTGGAGCAAGGAAAATGGGATCTCTGTCGGCACATGATCCGATTCCTTAAAGCCATCGGCTCTGGAGAGATGGATACGCCTCCTCCAACGCCCTCTACTCAG GAACCCAGCTCAACCGGAGCCTTCGAGTTTTTCAGAAATCGCAGCATCAGCTTGTCTCAGTCAGCAGATTCCATCTCGACGGGAAAGTTCAACCTGCAGAAGACCTTCAGCATGCCCACCGGATCCTCTCCCAAAGG TGCGGACTGCCCTGAAAACATGTACATCGACATGATGCTGTGGCGCCACGCCCGCCACCTCCTGGAGCAGGTCCGCCTCCGGGACCTGGGATGTTTCTCGGCACAGCTGGGCTTCGAGCTCATTGGCTGGTTGTGCCGCGAGCGAAATCGAGTGGCTCGGGTCGAAGACTTTgttttggctttgaagaaactTCACGAGGACTTCCTGTGGCCGTTCCCCGTTATTCCTGTGGGAAGCCTCAGTTCGCCGCTGAAGAACGGACGCTGCCGACCAG TGCTGAGCACACAGCTGCTGAAGTCACAGTCTGCAGACAGCCTCCTGAACAGCGACATGGACACAGCGCCCCCTCTGGCAGTTCCTATGAACCACACCTGGACCGACAGCCTGGGACAAAGGTCCAAAGACACGGACACGGCTTCATCCGCCCACTCCAACCAAAACTCTCCACAGACGTACGACGCCTTCCTGTCGCTGGTCACTAACAAAG TGGAGGAGTACAGCATCGGTTCAGCCACAGACCTGACAGAGACCAGCTCCATGGTGGACGGCGACTGGATGATGGTGGATGAGAACTCCTCCACTTTGAGTTTGAGTCAGGCCGAGCTGGAGCACATCTCCATGGAGCTGGCCAACAAGGGGCCGCATAAGTCTCAGGTGCAGCTCAG GTACCTCCTCCACGTGTTCATGGAGGCGGGCTGTTTGGAGTGGTGCGTCGTGATCGGTTTGATCCTGCGGGACACAAACGTCATCAAACAGGTGATCAGTTTCCTGGACAACCCAGAGGTCCCTGCAGAAACTGTGCAAAGCATCCGGAAAGGCTTGCTGGCCGTGGACACGTGGGCCTCCTCTGACAG TCTGGGATACAAGCCGTTTCTGAACCTGATCCAGCCGCAGCTGCAGCACCTGATGGAGTCCACGTCTGAGCAGGTGCAGCCCGAAGCTTTCCAACCTGCCACCCAGAGCTCCAAGCTGAGCGGTTCGGACGGGCTGGGAGGAGCCACGGCACCCCGGGCTGAggacagcagaggaggagccGCCCCTCTGGGCCTGACCCTGCCCGCCTTAGAGCCCGCGGGAGGCTATAACCGCACCCCTTCAGAAGACTGTCCGTCGGAGCAGTCGGAGGTgcagggagaggaggaggggaCCTACGACTGCACCCTGTCCTGA